The window AAGCCAGAAAATAAAAGTAAATAGGTATTCTTTTAAAACAAAAGATTTTGTCATGGATCCGGAAATAGGTTGATAAAAAAATTAGAAACTGCAGGGAAAACAGTTTCTAACAGGTAAAGATAATTTAAGTTTTTCAGAACAGGAAATAGCCTATTCCGAGGGAAAAACTATGGGGTTTAGCCTTAAATTCTTTACTGATACTGGTAAGACTGGTCTCATATCTCACATCTACGGTGAAGTTTTTATAATCCAATCCTACTCCTCCCGTAACACCGATATTGGATTTGTCAAACTTCTTAAATCCCTCCTGCAGGGCCTGAGATGTAGAAAGGTTGCTGTTGAAAGCATAGCTGTAAACCCCTCCTGCGAATATTCTTACATTGAAATCATCGGTTTTAATCAGCTTATATCCTGCTACTACAGGAATGTCAATAGCGTTCCAGGAAAGTTTTGAAGAGTTTCCTTCTGGGGACTGGTAGGTTGTTTTTCTTTTGTTGAACAGGGCTTCTCCCTGCACATACAGTTTTCCGATGTCCAGCCTTGTCATTACCCCTGCCTGATAACCGAATCCGTACTTCCCTTCCAGAGAAGAAGATTCCATGGGGGTTTTTGTAAAGCTGGCCCCTCCCTTTACTCCAATGTGAAAAGCCGGTGTCTGCTGTGCTTTGGTTTCGATGGTGCAAAAAATGCATCCTAAAAATGCACTCAGAGCAAAAAATTGCTGCTTCATAAATGAATTGTTATTAAAAATCTGATGCAAAGCAACAATGATGAGGTGAGGAATGAAATTTTATTTGATGAACGGCAGCAATTCTTTGATAAGGATCTGTTTTCTGATGAAAATAAAAACCGGAAGCATCACTGCTTCCGGTTTTCTATGACTAATAAGGTTGTTCTTCGCAGATGGAAGGAGGATTGCATCCGCCCCCGCCTGGATTTCCCCCGCCTCCTACAGCGATACATTGCCCCGGACTACCGTCTTCATACATTTCACATGCCTTTCCCCATGCGCATTGGCAGTCATTCTGGCAGTTATAAAAATCTCCGCCCATATGGCAGCTGTCTACGCCGCTGCCCAGAATTACAGACAAGTCTTTTCTCAAAAGTTTTTTCTTAGTTTTCATGATCGTTGGTTTTAAATGTTATTGTTTATATTATACATTCTTGTAAATATAACAAATTTGTCTTAAATAATTGTAAATGAATTGTATGCAGATTCGTTATTCGAAGAAGGCCGCTAAAAAAGCGGCCTTTATATGAATGTTGGAAAGTTGTCTTAGAAACTGAAATCCTTTTGATACAGCGTATATTCTTTTTTGAAAAGAGGAAAGGTTCCTTCGTATCTTAAAGGAGCAATTCCAAAACCGTAAAACATATCTGCCTGGATTTTACCTTTTACAGAAAATATACCCTTTTTTTCAGGAATGAACGTGAGGTCTAAAGCTGAATGGGCAGAAGCTCTTCCCCTTACTCCGGAATTGGCAAGAGGGACAGAAATAAACATCAGTCCTACAGCTCCTTTCGCTTCTAAACCGGTTTCGGCAGATAAGTTGCCTTGAAGACCGGTAATGGCAGGATCTGATTTCTTTTGAAGATGAATATTAATTTCCGGCGTTTTACTTACCAGGAAGTTGGCGCTTCCTTCAAGGTCCAGAAGCTGTCCCTGCACCTTTCCTGTTGCCTGTACTCCAAGAAACGGACCTGCAGAAAGAGTAGGGCTTAAGATCAATCCGGTAGGTCCTAAAACGATAGGAACAATAGGAATGTTCAGATAATCTGTGGTGCTTGCTGTATAGCCGAGGCTGCCAACAATACTTGCTGTACTCTGAAGCTGTAGGTCCTCCATGATGAAGTTGACATAAAAATCTGATAAATGTC of the Chryseobacterium aureum genome contains:
- a CDS encoding porin family protein codes for the protein MKQQFFALSAFLGCIFCTIETKAQQTPAFHIGVKGGASFTKTPMESSSLEGKYGFGYQAGVMTRLDIGKLYVQGEALFNKRKTTYQSPEGNSSKLSWNAIDIPVVAGYKLIKTDDFNVRIFAGGVYSYAFNSNLSTSQALQEGFKKFDKSNIGVTGGVGLDYKNFTVDVRYETSLTSISKEFKAKPHSFSLGIGYFLF